gcccggaaaccgggaaagggaataacacttgaaatgtgtgtaagaaatattcaagttaataaaaaaataaaataaaataaaattagaattacatatataaaatatttaactgcATGTATGTTAACATAACATTATTCAAAGTATATGTGTTTCTTATGTTGATAACAATCACCCAAGATCCACAAACACCTTAATATGAATTTCAGTATCATCTAAGTAAAACCATAGTTCTAGTCATTATATAGAATTCAAAATACTGTGAAAACTGTGTTATGGCCATTCATTTTAGTCGCCTCCCAGAACCTATGCCCTTTTACCAAATGCACCCTACACTTCAGCTACAGGACATAGAAGTACTGAGCTGTTAACTAACCAGGAAATTTCCTTTCTGAGGAAAATCATTCAGCTTAACTGAAGGGGTTACAAAATCttccaagagagaaaagaaaatccaagtcCTACCCAGCTATAAACCTGGTTGGCCACCACAAACtttagaataaaaatgtatattctacTATAACTGTGGCAAGTAGAACATTGGGACAACCAACACCTGTATAACTGTCCTTAAGGCACTCAACAGGAACAAAATTGTGTTTGACCGTACACTGGACAAATACCCTTAAGTGTTGAGGTCTTAGAGCctaaagcaaaattaaataatgCTATTTTTGTAAACCAGCTAATTCTTAATGCCTACCCTTATCCATAAATAAGCATAATATTGTTTACCCAAAATACGAATTGTTTTGATTGACATAGCACAGCAGAAAATCACAACTTGTTAACATGTAGGTACACCTAACTATGAGGATACCTGCctacccctcttcctctccccaatCCAGAAGTACTGCCTCATTCTCAGCCCAATGACTAGTTCTTGGAAATCTTTTTCATTAGGGGAAGGTACTACTACCACATTGAGGAATGTAGACCAGGAAgaagggcaacatttggaatttaaataaataaaatactttaattaaaatattcttcttGGGATCATAGCCCACAGGTTGACAGTTGGTGTTTTAAAGCCTCTTGCCAAAATCTTCAATCTAATTTGACATTGTAGGACAGAAGTAAAAATGTAGAGCTATGATACcaagaaaaaagatagaaaaaaaaaaggatagaagaTGGAATTCTTGAGGAGGAACCTGTGgagtttttttcttaatatcaGTGACCTTGACTGAAAACAAGTGATGATGGTGATTCCAGAAACTTTTAAAGGTGAGagattctttgtttttagttataaGATATTCTCCCATCATCCATGTTGGTCATCAGCTCACAGCATAGCAGAAGATGACATTGATGAACTTACAGGCCTCCCATGTGCCTCCTTCTTACAGGGATTATAGTCATTTTGCAGCAACTCCACCCAGCTTCCAAGAGAACATTTACGTAGTtgtggctgctgctgtttttcttcttatgtagTTCATATGTGGTCATGTTTGTTCACATTAGGAAGTACATCTTAGAAGTGTGCAGTTGCATGTCATAGGGATGCTTGGGTAGAAAATTTGAATATTCAAAACTAGTATGAGTTCTTGAATTTGAGCCTAAAATAGATGACCTCCTCTtgggagaaaaaagtaaaactgtgaactttctcaaagtatttttattgttatttgtttattttgttttccccatttattttaaataaggtaTTTATACTGGAGAGACTCATATGTCCATGAGTGcatgaagacagaagagggcactgaaaaCCAAATAGCTGGATGCATAGGCTGTTGTGAGCCTAAAAACCAAATTTCCTTAGTTACCAAACAATCTCTCCTGCCCCAAACAgtgaacatttgaaaatatttccattcATATTAAAGGAACAGATGCTAACAAATACCAGATTAGATCTGGAACCACAGAGTCTGACTTGGTCTTTGTTTTTTTACAGTCTCATAACCCATTCTCTCCTCAGTCTTCCAATTGAGCAAATTACTGtcgtgtactaccatgcctgactttataattatgttttcattaaaaagaaattacttaAGAAAACACTTCAATCAAATTGTTTCAATCAAATTTGGCAAGTTACAGTTTGATTTATGTTGGTGTGCTAATACACTAACCAAAGTAACTTGGAGAATTTTAGGGTTCATTTGACTTACTGGTAATAGTCTGTCATATGGAAATTCTAGGCACCACCTGAAGGATACCATGAAGGAATACAAATTACCAGCTTTTCTCTACTGCCCAAGGCTGATGGGCTAAAGATAACACTGACTACACTTGGTTGGGCCATGCTACATTGATCATTAACCAAGGAAATTCCCTAAAGTCATGTTCACATTCCCTCCTTCCAAATGACGTTAATTTGtatcaaggagataaaaagtaACGAACACAATAGTTTGCATATGCCTTATGAAATGAACCTATggggggtacatgatgtgaaattcacaaagaagaaacaaaaaggtaaaaattaaatggggaggagatgggggagaatgacagaggatcatgaatttgaaagtagATTTGTAGTATTGGGGCAGGAaaaactgggggtagccactagacaGTAAAAGATGCCAGGGAcacaagaggttcccaggaaccaacagggaggacattagttAAAATACCccaaaaaaaggagagagaacctgtagagaccatgtcTAGTGGATAAACAAGGCcactggttgagggatggggccaatgaccaacctcaaaaatattaatccagaattcctcctgtcaaaagaaaatgcagggacaaagagtggagcagagatggaagggaaagccatccagagactgattGACCTTGGGatacatcccatctgcagacaccaaacccagacactattgctgatgccaagaagtgcttaccaAAGGATCCTGGTATAGCTGTAATGTATGCATCCAAACATCAGTCTGAGAGCTGGAACTCTAATGGataagttagggcaaggactgtaggagaagaaagggtttacaggttctgtaggaagaacaacagtatcaaccaaagAGAAGCctgaaagctcccagggactaaactaccaaccaaagagtacacattgggagacccattgctccagctgggTGTGTAGCAGAGGATTCTCTTACCaggcatcattgggaggggagccccttggtcctgtggcagCTTTAAGACCCAGGGTAGTAGAATGCCATAACACTGAGACAGGAGTTGGGGGCAGTTGGGTacgtaccctcatagaggcaggaggagggaatagggggctttCAGAGAAAAACCTGGGGACAGAGATaatatttaaagtgaaaataaataaaataatgaataaaaatgacaaaaacaaaaattaagtaattaattaaataaaatggaaattaaaaatactttggtAAAGGTAAATGTGGGAAAGAAGTATGTGGATAGATCTTAACAAATGGACGAAGGATTTAAAAATACTTGTGCCCTAGGTAAATGCTCATCAAAAGTTTAGATTTACTGAGGACACATTCAGTAATCAAATACAATTCTCCAAAAAAGTATTCAACAGAGTATTCCACCAGACCACCAAACTTACTTCACAGTCAGGGTAGTGAGACAGTGGGTAGAAAAATGGagattatatgttttatattcaaaatatttctgttctcttttctcaatttctttatcAGGTGAGGTAACATCAATATAGACTATACCAATGGTAATCATATTTaagttcaaaaaacaaaaaatgttccTTGACAGAAATCCTCATGTATTCTAAATTTATAATGTGTTTGCCATTGTCTTTGTCTTCTTGTTAAGACTGGGATACTGTATGACTTGATCCTGTGCAGGTCTTAAGAATGCTGagaaatctctgtgagttcatatgattATCCAGTACTTTTGTGTCTTAATGACACTGTTGGTTGAAGTCACCTAATACTTTTGCCATGTATATTTTCACGTGCTTTTCCACAAAGATCCCTAAGCCCTGAGTGGTGCTTTTTCCTTTATATAAACTAGTAATGGGATGATAGCTCTGAAAGCAAACTTTACTTATagcatcaaaaatgaaaaagttatGCTGTTCCACAACTAGAATCTTTACCGATAATGACTAGAATTCAAATTCCTAGAAATTACACTacatgctaccagaggagaaggTAAAGGGAATAAAGATGAACATATCCTCTTACAAAATGTTTACTCATCCAAGCCACAAAGAAGTGTGAAGAAGATGGTAGGAAAGATCTTGAGAGTCAAAGGGTGAGGAAGTTAGCTGGGAACACAAATATTCCAGAAAGGGCATAGGTAGATCAAAAAGTCTTAGGGATATGActccaaaaataaaatctgaggAAGAATCATTACACTGTCCATGCCAGTATGGAAGAAAGGAAGCTTGCAAAACTTGTAGCCTACACAACCATTTACAGGAAACTGTAAATAGGGGAATAGAAGAGGTTGTAatcacaaggaaagagaaaaaattggCTGTGTAGTACCAAATAATGAGCCATAAGAGCATAAATGTATTCAATTTTACATAACCTCTATAGCTTTTATTTcaaaaagtatatgtatatacaaaaatacatatatacattcagtaATAATTAACAATGTGAGAGGCCATGTGCATTTTAGAAGTGCAGGGAGAGTTACAAATGGTGTGTTGGAGTcaggaaatataaagaaataaacaattaaattacATTCTCAAAAAGAATCTAacaacagttaaaaaataaagcaaaaaacaatacaTTGAGAAAAATTGACACTATCCTTCAACAACTAATGTTTAGAAATAataatgtgtttgtatgtgtctttttgtatataatattaaaatgaataaattttagtTACTCCTATTTTGATATAACTTATAATGAGATCCTTCCTCTAGAGTGATTTATATGTTCCCAGACTTCATTTACCTAATTGTGATAAAGGTATTGTGTATTACATTATTTTCACTACTGATTTTTCTTGCTGAATGAAACACATTTCATAGGGAAATGGTCTGttttcatatgaagttcaagaccCTTATACAACAAGCACAATCCGAACCCTACAGTCCTTTTCATATACTGTACTTTTCTTAGTATCTTATCTGATATTCTGAGTCTCTTCATAGAACATTGAAAAGCTATTCCAAAATCTCAGACCACTGTGATGGCCATCAAAAATATGCAGTGTTGTAATTATGCTCAACACTCTACTAACATTCAATCTTGTATCTCATTTCAAGTCAGTACCTTGTATTGCATCAGTAATCTATCATATAGCAAATCCCAACAGAGGCAATTTATCAATTTGctgatttcttcttcatttctgttgcttaacaAATATCATGGTCAAAAGGAATATATGAGAAAAGTATTATTTCTCTATGTATATTGCTGACACTTAATTGAAAGAAGCTAAGACAAGAAAATGGATGCAGGAGCATGATGATAGTCCACGGAATAATGCTGACTACCGGCTTCATGTCCATCCTATCTACAGTCTTCTTTCTTATAACTCCCAGGACAACTTGCTTAGAGGTTGCACTGTCCACAAAGGGTAGGGACATCATTAATTAGCAACATTCCTTACACTCATACCTAAAAGTCAAAGTGATGGTAGTCACTCCTCAATTGAGATTTCCTGTTCTCAATATGTTTATGGTTCTGAGCTCACgaataaaaacattttccaacAAAAGTTAGTAATTGGTATTACTTTAGGCAGTGCAGCCCCATGGTGTAAGTAttatctttatatattacttaaaTTTTTTATGATTAAGGAATACTTTCATTAAGACAAGGCAAAACAGACATGTTGAGTATCATCTAATATTTTGAAAGTATCAAACTTTCAATAAAGCAATTTATCTTTTTACTTATGAAGAAAATTTGAATTTGAGCTAACTAAAATAATGTAACACTTTTGGACAAAGATACACCCTAGCAAACCTGCACTAGAAGCCAAGATGGAGAAGACCTCAACAACTACCATAACCTTCCCCCTGGTGCTGtggtagacagggaggaaggtgatCCAGACACTGTAGAACACCAACATGCTAAATGTTAGAAACTTGGCTTCATTGAATCTGTCAGGAAGGTTCCTAGCCAAGAAAGCTATAGTAAAACTCCCTAGAGCCAAGGAGCCCAAATATCCCAGGACAACGTGGAAAGCAATAACTGAGCCTTTGTTGCAAATAATGATGGTCTTCCCATGTTCAGATTGTATATCTCTGTCAACAAAGGGAGGAGATGTTCCCAACCAGATTCCACAGAGAACAAGTTGGATTAGGGTACAAAAGGGAATGACCAAGTTAGATGCCCATGTTATCATCATCCCTCTTACCCTTCTCCCTGGAGTAGTGAGCTTGAAAGCCATGACCACAGTTATTGTTTTGGCCAATACAGTAGAAATAGCCACTGTAAAAAATACTCCAAATGTGGTCTGCTGCAGGATGCAGGTGGCCTGGTTGGGATGTCCAATAAAGAGCAatgagcagagaaaacagaagactaGAGAGATGAGCAAGATGTAGCTGAGAATGCGGTTATTGGCTTTCACAATGGGAGTATCCTTGTACTTCACAAAAGTGACTAGTACTAGAATTGTGATGGCTGAGAAGGACAGGGCCATGCACCCTAGTGCAATCCCCAATGGATCATCATAAGCCAGAAATGACACAGTTCTTTGGAGGCACTGGGTTTGTTCCAAATTCGCATACATATCATCTGGACACCTCACACACTGTTCCATATCTGCTggtgaaaaaaaagaacaaaccctTATAAGATATCATAATTGTGTGGTTAATACTCATGTATTTGTATTATTCAGAGgatatatcaataaatattttggtGTTAGCATCTATTCCATTCCTTGTTGCTGTAGGGACCACAAACTCACTGTTGCTCTCTATTAACCTATGCTTTGTGATGAAACTAAACACCATCATAGGCagtggatcagaaaaaaaaacattagttatgaaacaaaagaaaaagaaaaatatgatgaATAATAATATGCATAACCTCAGATTATTTAACTCCTCAAACCATAAATTCACTACTCACAGACTAGGGCAGTATTCAGACATAGTTACTGATGCTAGGTGATGAAATACATTATGtactttgtttgctttgagagtTGTTCTGCTGCGTAGGTGTCTATATCTACACGTAGACACCAGAACATACAATTCTTCATGCAAATAGTTTGCTCCTGTAATATTTTCCTTCGTGAAACTGTATGACTCATAAAAATatgcatttgcttctctttgtgaTACAATGTCATTCTTCCTAACAACACATCTGAAGCTATATGGCATGAAGCTTATAGATATTGATATTCATTCTGCTTAGCTAAGCTGTGATTGATCATAAGCATTATTCCATCTCTTGCTTCCTTCTTGAAATCTTCACTCTTGTTCTAATTCTTTGACAGGAAATGTTTAATCCTTTAAGCTAtctaagcttttaaaatatatttcattaaacaaCAACTGTTATCCTGAGCATCTGGTCTTTATCAGGGACTAAACTGGGTAACAGAGGGAAAGATTGTGGACTGATCATGAAGTCAAGTTATTtgtacaaagaatcaaagaagaatGAACATATACATAGATTATGcctaaaatttttgtttaaaaacttgTTACACATATAGGTCCCcctaaacattttatatataatataaaatgagtAATTGTCACATTGTAAGACAAATGTATTGTCTGTAGAAGATATTGCAGATTATTTGCTGGGTCCAAAGAAGTTGATATTACTTAACTGACTAAGTCCTGAAACAGGGAGATTTTAAGCCTTCAGTTTCCATCTAGGCCATATCATATTTCTAGTTTGTAGAGAGAAGATATTGGAATTCACCAAATTTTCTTCTGCATGCAGGCATGTACCTGTTTCATTAGAAACCTCATTTTCTGGGCACTGGACACAATCAAAGCAGCAGTCTGCTGTTTGTTTCTGATGAATTTTCCTAAATCCAGCAGTACATGTCACACTACACATGGAGGAGGGAACCTGAGGCAATAcacaaatttatacatatatatatatatgtgtgtgtgtgtgtgtgtgtatgtatgtgtatgtgtagttcatgtatacatcatatacataatgACTCATATATGACCCATATATTGATATTTGGGACATTAACAGATATGACCCTAAATATTCCTCTGATAACCAGCATTACTTAACAATTGCAGGCacattatcattttgtaataCCCTACAATATTTATTACATCATGTAATATTATTTATGTAATATTCAGGTTGTAGCAATTGAAATTCCTTCCTAAACTGATTAACCCAAAAGGAATGTTTATGTGGCATCAGTTTCTCTCtaataatttgtaaataaaaaaaggaatgctGAGCTGTATGGAGAGAGAAGGTAGGATACATCAAGAAAGAGttgtttgatgaatatgaacAAAGTATATTAAATAAGATTCTCATAAAATTAATGAAGTTTTCCTAAGTTTAAAAGACAATCTTGAATCCTATATCCCatccttccctttgcttctattTGGGAGCTTCCCTACCCTTGCACTCACTCCCCCcacaccaccctagcattccactctgctgaggcaggaagcctccataggaccaagggcctcccctcccactgatgccagataaggcaatcctctgaaGAAGAGGCAAACCTAGAAAGGGGATAATacttaaaatgcaaaaaaagttaaaacaaccagtaaaaatatattaattagaaaaagaaaaccttgaatCTGGATAAAGATTTCTGTTAATGAATAAATTCTGTACTTAATTAGGCTATAAATATGTTCACACAGAATCACAAGTTTCCATGGTTTATACATAgttacaaaattttaattatatatataattataattttttaaattatttattatatatttatttactcacatttcaaaggttattctccttcccagtttcctgtccataagccctcattctctcctctccctctcccccatacagttatttcccctatacatcccccttattgccctcccccatattctcctgcactgggggtccaaccttgtcaagactaagggctttcccttccactggtgccccaacaaggctattctctgctacatatgcagttggagtcctgggtcagtccatgtatagcctttcggtagtagtttagtccctggaagctctggttggttagcattgttgtttttatggggttgtaagctccttcaactctttcaatacttcctctaatccccccaagggggtcctattctcagtttggtggtttgctgctagcattgacctctgtattggacatgctctggatgtgtctctcaggagagatctatatccagtccctttcagcagcagcattcttatctagttttggtggagattatatatatatatatatatatatatatatatatgcactacatgtgggtcaggctctgaatggccattccttgagtcactgctctaaactttgcttccatatcccctattactataaatttaataaatatattcctGTAGTATAGGGTAAATAGGCATATGGGTACAACTGAAAATTAAATCGAGAGGCATTTTATCCCTATAACCAGATTTACATGAAGTTGATATTTATCAAATTTTGGTGCTTGAAACTGAGAATAatcctttgcaagagtagcaCTTGGTCTTAACCACAAAGCAGTTACTTCAGTGCCTCATATTTTGAAGTTTAgatatactgaaaataaaaaattttgtGGTAAACCCACTGATGTTCCTCCTGTGGCCCACTCCAAGTCTTCAGATATATGAAGTTGTTGACTCTGTGGGAAACAAGGAAAATAGCTTCCTATTTTGACTTTCAATCCAAGGCCTTGTGGAAAATTCCAAGTGATGAAAATGTCATACTTGGAACAATGATTTTCCTTATGATTCATGTCCACCAGTTCTCCAACAGGGTTAGTAAATACCCTGGTTTTCAGCAAGGAAGCCACCTAAATGAGACGCATCATCAGATGATTACAAATGCATATCTATACAGAGAATGCCAAATTGAGAATGTCTCCTAATGTTTTAATGACTTTAAGAAAAGGCAGCTGTATTAAAGCAATCCTATGTAGTAAAATACAATATACCCCatagataattaaaaattaatatactaCACATTAATGTTCAAAGGTAAAATGTGCTAGAAAAAATGGTTATCAGGTATCAAGTAACatggtatgtgagtgtgagtgtgtgtgtgtgtgtgtgtgcacatttgtcaaaaatactatttaaaaatgaagtcatgtatgtgtgaatgaagGGGAAATGTAAATGTTTGGAAGTTGTGAAAATAAAGAATGGTTGTGGGTCTTTCATGTGTATATAGTATACGAATATGAAGTGAACATAAACTTAATAAAATGTACAGTCttattcatttatgattttgcCAATAATTGTTCATTTAAATGAGTAACTATTAATCACAATACATATACCAATTCTAGATAAATtattctttagaaaaatattctaGTCTAGTCATTACTTAAGGCTTTTATGATAAAACTCTTggcttctattttaaattttgaactcATTTGGTGAAATATTGAGACACATTTTTACAAAACTCACTGATATTCATAAAAATGCATTGTCtcctttaaattttaatcttGTGCAtagtatttttttcatataaaagatTCATTGGGGAGTTTTGCAGTGTAAAAATCTttctaattaaataataaatttctcAAGGTCCATTTTAAATATCACATTGATATACCTAAGCATAATGAAATGCATAAAATTTTACCTGCTGACAGTCAATGAATACACCATTGGGTTCTGCAATGTTCTGTGATTCTGTTTGTTGAAGAATGAGTTCATGGTAGGTATGGGCCACAGCATACACCGCATTGTACAAATTGTAACCTTCTTCACTCAGGACCATGTCATATTTGTTCAGTGCTATCCATTCCAAAGTGTTGTTGAATATAAAATGGTCCATTAAATTACTGTTCTTAGAGAttgaacaattaaaataattccaaCCCAGTACAGACTCAAAAAACTTTACTGGGTATTTGGCAGGGTTCCTTGTCTGCATAAAATTCCTAAATTTAGCAACCTCAACTTTGTGATGTGCAAAAGTTAAAGTCCCATGGAAGAAATCAAGGTTGAAATCTTTTTTAATTGTGATAACATCCCATTGTGAGGTTGTGATCCAGATTCTCTGAACACCTAAATATGACCATCTTCTAAAGCTGACTTCCAGAGTAGAGTTCATTTCACCATAAATGATAACAACTTTTGCTGATGATGTCATAATTTGTTTATCATATATCTTAGCCTTTATCATGTATATCTGCATGGTTTCTGGGATCATGTTTACAAAAGCTAAACAGATCCCATGGCTTTGCATTTCTTCTCTCAAGTCTGAGAGAAACTGAATACCCTGGTCATCATCTGAGATGACCAGTCCTAACCAACTCCATCTAAAATGAAGTATCAAGGAGACCATGCCATGGGACAAACGTGTATCTTTGGTTGCTATCTGATACATATAGGGAAACTGGTCATGGTCACTTAGGTTAGGgttaaatggtccaaagaaaacctaaaggacagagaagagagtaTGAAACATCCACatgagaaatataatttttaggATGTTTGAACTTATATACAAGTAATGTTACCCACCTTTCAGAATGCCTATTAAAGATAGTAAGATTAGACTATAAATACCATGAATAAATCATGTATAATTCTTATTAGATTCCAGACTATTCCTAACAGAAAAGGGCTTTTACTGTTTGCCCCGTAAATCTATGTTCTGATTATTTAAttcaatatatgtgtgtgtgtgtgtgtgtgtgtgtgtgtgtgtgtgtgtgtgtgtgtgtagtagcaCACTCATAAATGCAGGCTGTCAAGTTTTCTTGTAGGCACatgtaaatgaaatttaaaagttattaacACAACCAGTATCACACATTCTTACCGATGGTATCATAGAATGAATTGACAGTTTTACGGATGCTTTCCATGATGGTCCTGTAAGTTCTATGTCACATCCTTGCCCCTTTCCACAGATATAATTGACAATATTCCAACTATTGTTTTGCTGTGAATATATTTCATCCAGAACTCCTAATGTATCTTCACAAAGGCCAGCAATGATGGAGAATATCAAAGATATGTTGGGTAAAAGATAAGGATTATTGTTGATCTCATCAGTAGCAAAAAACATTACGAGAAAAAACTCATATCTTCTTGTTGGTATTCTAAAAAACGGCATAATGATCATTAAGAGAGATGTTTGAAACATAATATTTCAGTTGCAGTGAAGTTTTTAATATCCTAAATTTCTGTCTCAATGTCTTGAAATAAGGCTCAAGAATTAGAGATatttagagctgaaatcaataagGATTATTTTATCTCTGAATGACATCTTTGAACTAGATTACAGTCCTATTGTGTAAGACTGCTATAAAATAATCTTGGGGTTGTAATTCCACAGATATgtaaaaaagcaagatttaaactGCATGAAATATGTAGCAAATTCTCCttaaattttaaatgcatttta
The sequence above is a segment of the Rattus rattus isolate New Zealand chromosome 11, Rrattus_CSIRO_v1, whole genome shotgun sequence genome. Coding sequences within it:
- the LOC116912300 gene encoding vomeronasal type-2 receptor 116-like isoform X2, whose product is MKKLCAFTIAFLFLKFSLILCSFTELSCFWRMKNSEDNDGDFRSDCGFVLVTTKKYIEDFYNEIDEVRIPTRRYEFFLVMFFATDEINNNPYLLPNISLIFSIIAGLCEDTLGVLDEIYSQQNNSWNIVNYICGKGQGCDIELTGPSWKASVKLSIHSMIPSVFFGPFNPNLSDHDQFPYMYQIATKDTRLSHGMVSLILHFRWSWLGLVISDDDQGIQFLSDLREEMQSHGICLAFVNMIPETMQIYMIKAKIYDKQIMTSSAKVVIIYGEMNSTLEVSFRRWSYLGVQRIWITTSQWDVITIKKDFNLDFFHGTLTFAHHKVEVAKFRNFMQTRNPAKYPVKFFESVLGWNYFNCSISKNSNLMDHFIFNNTLEWIALNKYDMVLSEEGYNLYNAVYAVAHTYHELILQQTESQNIAEPNGVFIDCQQVASLLKTRVFTNPVGELVDMNHKENHCSKYDIFITWNFPQGLGLKVKIGSYFPCFPQSQQLHISEDLEWATGGTSVPSSMCSVTCTAGFRKIHQKQTADCCFDCVQCPENEVSNETADMEQCVRCPDDMYANLEQTQCLQRTVSFLAYDDPLGIALGCMALSFSAITILVLVTFVKYKDTPIVKANNRILSYILLISLVFCFLCSLLFIGHPNQATCILQQTTFGVFFTVAISTVLAKTITVVMAFKLTTPGRRVRGMMITWASNLVIPFCTLIQLVLCGIWLGTSPPFVDRDIQSEHGKTIIICNKGSVIAFHVVLGYLGSLALGSFTIAFLARNLPDRFNEAKFLTFSMLVFYSVWITFLPVYHSTRGKVMVVVEVFSILASSAGLLGCIFVQKCYIILVSSNSNFLHK
- the LOC116912300 gene encoding vomeronasal type-2 receptor 116-like isoform X1 is translated as MKKLCAFTIAFLFLKFSLILCSFTELSCFWRMKNSEDNDGDFRSDCGFVLVTTKKYIEDFYNEIDEVRIPTRRYEFFLVMFFATDEINNNPYLLPNISLIFSIIAGLCEDTLGVLDEIYSQQNNSWNIVNYICGKGQGCDIELTGPSWKASVKLSIHSMIPSVRMCDTGCVFFGPFNPNLSDHDQFPYMYQIATKDTRLSHGMVSLILHFRWSWLGLVISDDDQGIQFLSDLREEMQSHGICLAFVNMIPETMQIYMIKAKIYDKQIMTSSAKVVIIYGEMNSTLEVSFRRWSYLGVQRIWITTSQWDVITIKKDFNLDFFHGTLTFAHHKVEVAKFRNFMQTRNPAKYPVKFFESVLGWNYFNCSISKNSNLMDHFIFNNTLEWIALNKYDMVLSEEGYNLYNAVYAVAHTYHELILQQTESQNIAEPNGVFIDCQQVASLLKTRVFTNPVGELVDMNHKENHCSKYDIFITWNFPQGLGLKVKIGSYFPCFPQSQQLHISEDLEWATGGTSVPSSMCSVTCTAGFRKIHQKQTADCCFDCVQCPENEVSNETADMEQCVRCPDDMYANLEQTQCLQRTVSFLAYDDPLGIALGCMALSFSAITILVLVTFVKYKDTPIVKANNRILSYILLISLVFCFLCSLLFIGHPNQATCILQQTTFGVFFTVAISTVLAKTITVVMAFKLTTPGRRVRGMMITWASNLVIPFCTLIQLVLCGIWLGTSPPFVDRDIQSEHGKTIIICNKGSVIAFHVVLGYLGSLALGSFTIAFLARNLPDRFNEAKFLTFSMLVFYSVWITFLPVYHSTRGKVMVVVEVFSILASSAGLLGCIFVQKCYIILVSSNSNFLHK
- the LOC116912300 gene encoding vomeronasal type-2 receptor 116-like isoform X3, with protein sequence MKKLCAFTIAFLFLKFSLILCSFTELSCFWRMKNSEDNDGDFRSDCGFVLVTTKKYIEDFYNEIDEVRIPTRRYEFFLVMFFATDEINNNPYLLPNISLIFSIIAGLCEDTLGVLDEIYSQQNNSWNIVNYICGKGQGCDIELTGPSWKASVKLSIHSMIPSVFFGPFNPNLSDHDQFPYMYQIATKDTRLSHGMVSLILHFRWSWLGLVISDDDQGIQFLSDLREEMQSHGICLAFVNMIPETMQIYMIKAKIYDKQIMTSSAKVVIIYGEMNSTLEVSFRRWSYLGVQRIWITTSQWDVITIKKDFNLDFFHGTLTFAHHKVEVAKFRNFMQTRNPAKYPVKFFESVLGWNYFNCSISKNSNLMDHFIFNNTLEWIALNKYDMVLSEEGYNLYNAVYAVAHTYHELILQQTESQNIAEPNGVFIDCQQVASLLKTRVFTNPVGELVDMNHKENHCSKYDIFITWNFPQGLGLKVKIGSYFPCFPQSQQLHISEDLEWATGGTSVPSSMCSVTCTAGFRKIHQKQTADCCFDCVQCPENEVSNETDMEQCVRCPDDMYANLEQTQCLQRTVSFLAYDDPLGIALGCMALSFSAITILVLVTFVKYKDTPIVKANNRILSYILLISLVFCFLCSLLFIGHPNQATCILQQTTFGVFFTVAISTVLAKTITVVMAFKLTTPGRRVRGMMITWASNLVIPFCTLIQLVLCGIWLGTSPPFVDRDIQSEHGKTIIICNKGSVIAFHVVLGYLGSLALGSFTIAFLARNLPDRFNEAKFLTFSMLVFYSVWITFLPVYHSTRGKVMVVVEVFSILASSAGLLGCIFVQKCYIILVSSNSNFLHK